A region of Ferruginibacter albus DNA encodes the following proteins:
- a CDS encoding hemolysin family protein gives MDWTALLSIFLSLILIGFFSGIEIAFVSANKLSIELKKKQGTFSGKIWSEYADNPAKFIGTSLVGFNVLLVAYGLLWSSFMEPLWELKFWHKINISNTYIRLIVETLLSTTLLLFVEFTFKAIFRAKNENIISSSFLTYIVRFFFSSLGWLAMFFVSIAEWILKYLFDVNLKNKKDAFTKIDLEHFVQQSKNYDEEESAEINKELFENALSLSEVKVRECLIPRKEIYGIDITTSIKDVKEKFINSKLSKLIVFDKNIDTILGYVHQLDLFKNPSTIQSILLPIPAIPESMSATDLMNKFSKERKSIAWVIDEFGGTAGIVTMEDILEEIFGDIRDEYDTEDFVERQLSTTDFIFSGRLELDYITEKFGLAFPEDEEAETLSGYIIQHHEDIPKQKDRIIIGNYEFDILNVSDTRIETVKLRVLK, from the coding sequence ATGGACTGGACAGCACTTCTTTCAATCTTTCTTTCACTAATATTAATTGGATTTTTTTCCGGTATTGAGATCGCATTTGTGTCGGCTAATAAGCTTTCTATTGAATTAAAGAAAAAGCAAGGAACATTCAGCGGAAAAATATGGAGTGAATATGCCGATAATCCGGCAAAATTTATAGGAACCTCTTTAGTGGGTTTTAATGTTTTATTGGTAGCATACGGCTTATTGTGGAGCAGCTTTATGGAACCGCTTTGGGAACTCAAGTTCTGGCATAAAATAAATATCAGCAATACTTACATTCGCTTAATTGTTGAAACACTTTTATCAACCACCTTATTACTTTTTGTTGAATTTACATTCAAAGCTATTTTCCGTGCAAAGAATGAAAACATTATCAGCAGCAGCTTTCTAACGTATATTGTTCGATTCTTTTTTTCTTCTTTAGGGTGGCTGGCAATGTTTTTTGTTAGCATCGCCGAATGGATCTTGAAATATTTGTTTGATGTAAATCTTAAAAACAAAAAAGATGCATTTACAAAAATAGACCTGGAGCATTTTGTACAGCAAAGCAAAAATTATGATGAAGAAGAAAGTGCGGAGATAAATAAAGAGCTTTTTGAAAATGCGTTATCGCTTAGTGAAGTGAAAGTGCGTGAATGCTTAATTCCAAGAAAAGAAATTTACGGCATTGATATCACCACTTCTATAAAAGATGTGAAAGAAAAATTCATCAACAGTAAATTAAGCAAGCTGATCGTGTTTGATAAAAATATTGATACGATCTTAGGATATGTGCACCAGTTAGATCTTTTTAAAAATCCTTCTACCATTCAATCGATCTTATTGCCAATACCTGCTATACCGGAAAGTATGAGTGCTACGGATCTGATGAATAAATTTTCTAAGGAAAGAAAAAGTATTGCCTGGGTTATTGATGAGTTTGGCGGCACGGCAGGTATTGTAACCATGGAAGATATCTTAGAAGAGATCTTTGGTGATATCAGGGATGAATATGATACTGAAGATTTTGTAGAAAGACAATTATCTACTACTGATTTTATTTTCAGCGGAAGATTAGAACTGGACTACATTACAGAAAAATTTGGACTCGCCTTTCCGGAAGATGAAGAAGCGGAAACGCTCTCCGGTTATA
- the gmk gene encoding guanylate kinase, whose amino-acid sequence MLYQNKIIIITAPSGAGKTSITKYLMQTFPQLSFSVSAATRQARGEEKNGVDYYFMSQEEFKHKIQHDEFIEWEMVYEGKYYGTLKSEMHRIWSESKIPVLDIDVQGAIHVKQQFPQTSLTIFIEPPSVAELKKRLQSRGTESEESLMARVNKASYELSFKEQFDEIILNDDLTKACNKAEQIVSNFISI is encoded by the coding sequence ATGTTGTATCAAAATAAAATAATAATCATTACAGCTCCATCGGGTGCAGGAAAAACGTCCATCACAAAATATTTGATGCAGACGTTTCCGCAATTGTCATTTTCTGTTTCAGCTGCTACACGTCAGGCAAGAGGCGAAGAAAAGAATGGTGTTGATTATTATTTTATGAGCCAGGAAGAATTTAAACATAAAATACAGCACGATGAATTCATAGAATGGGAAATGGTGTACGAAGGAAAATATTACGGCACGTTGAAATCAGAGATGCATCGCATTTGGAGTGAATCAAAAATCCCTGTGCTGGATATTGATGTGCAGGGAGCCATTCATGTGAAGCAGCAATTTCCTCAAACGTCTCTTACAATCTTTATTGAGCCGCCTTCTGTTGCGGAATTAAAAAAACGTTTGCAAAGCAGGGGGACAGAAAGCGAAGAGTCTTTGATGGCGAGAGTTAATAAAGCCTCTTATGAATTATCGTTTAAAGAACAGTTTGATGAAATAATATTGAATGATGATCTGACAAAGGCTTGTAACAAAGCCGAGCAAATTGTATCCAACTTTATTTCTATATAA
- the murA gene encoding UDP-N-acetylglucosamine 1-carboxyvinyltransferase: MGSFEVKGGKKLSGEIIPQGAKNEALQIVSAVLLTPEKVTIKNIPDIIDVNLLIELLGEMKVKIEKINSSTYTFQADDVDVEYLHSKEYHKKSGRLRGSVMLAGPMLSRFKKAYIPKPGGDKIGRRRLDTHIIGFQKLGASFEYNSDDGFFHLNTKGLQGTTMLLDEPSVTGTANLVMAAVMASGITEIYNAACEPYLQQLCEMLNRMGAKINGIGSNLLKIEGVDYLKGTEHTVLPDMIEVGSFIGLAAMTQSDITIKGAGIKHLGIIPEKFQQLGIQLNFKGDDIHIPAQDIYEIHKFMDGGVLTIYDHPWPGFTPDLLSIVLVTAIQARGSVLIHQKMFESRLFFVDKLIEMGAQIILCDPHRAVVIGLERKQQLRGITMSSPDIRAGVALLIAALSAQGKSVIQNIEQIDRGYQNIDERLRKLGAEIIRID; encoded by the coding sequence ATGGGTTCATTTGAAGTAAAAGGCGGGAAAAAATTATCAGGTGAAATTATTCCTCAAGGCGCCAAAAACGAGGCGCTCCAAATCGTTTCAGCGGTATTGCTTACTCCTGAAAAAGTAACGATCAAAAATATTCCCGATATCATTGACGTGAATTTATTGATCGAGTTATTAGGAGAAATGAAAGTGAAGATCGAAAAAATAAACAGCAGCACGTACACTTTCCAGGCAGATGATGTAGATGTTGAATACTTACACAGCAAAGAGTATCATAAAAAAAGCGGAAGACTGAGAGGCTCTGTAATGCTTGCCGGTCCTATGTTATCTAGATTTAAAAAAGCATATATACCCAAACCCGGTGGTGATAAGATTGGAAGAAGAAGATTAGATACGCATATAATCGGCTTTCAAAAATTAGGCGCTTCTTTTGAATACAATAGTGATGATGGTTTTTTTCATTTGAACACTAAGGGCTTACAAGGCACTACAATGTTGCTGGATGAACCAAGTGTAACGGGAACGGCTAACCTGGTAATGGCAGCTGTAATGGCAAGCGGTATAACAGAGATCTATAATGCTGCCTGTGAGCCATACTTACAACAGCTTTGCGAAATGCTCAATCGCATGGGAGCAAAGATCAACGGTATCGGCAGTAATTTATTAAAGATCGAAGGTGTTGATTATTTAAAAGGAACCGAACATACCGTATTGCCCGACATGATCGAAGTAGGCAGCTTTATTGGTTTGGCAGCAATGACACAAAGCGATATCACCATTAAAGGTGCAGGCATTAAACATCTTGGCATTATTCCTGAAAAATTTCAGCAATTGGGTATCCAACTCAATTTTAAAGGAGATGACATTCATATTCCTGCGCAGGATATTTATGAGATTCATAAATTTATGGATGGCGGTGTGTTAACGATTTACGACCATCCTTGGCCGGGCTTTACTCCAGACCTGTTGAGTATTGTTTTAGTTACAGCGATACAAGCAAGGGGCAGCGTGTTGATACATCAAAAAATGTTTGAAAGCCGCTTGTTCTTTGTAGATAAATTAATTGAGATGGGCGCTCAAATCATTTTGTGTGATCCGCATCGTGCAGTGGTAATCGGATTGGAACGTAAACAACAGTTAAGAGGTATCACTATGAGCTCCCCTGATATTCGTGCGGGTGTTGCATTGTTAATTGCAGCGTTGAGTGCACAAGGAAAAAGCGTTATTCAAAATATTGAACAAATAGACAGAGGCTATCAAAACATAGATGAACGCTTAAGAAAATTAGGTGCCGAAATAATAAGAATTGATTAA
- a CDS encoding DUF4290 domain-containing protein: MEYNTTRNHLIMREYGRHIQKMVEFVLSIEDAEKRQRNAQALIELMGFLNPHLKNVEDFRHKLWDHLFLISEFKLDVESPYPIPTKETLKAKPERLRYPKRYPRYNHLGKNIEVVIDKALDEENPEKRQGFANAIAYYMKLTYSNWHKELVHDDNIQSELHTITEGQLEFNNRPFVKHRTDNRSSEDYRSNNGGGYRKNFGGRDNRDNNRNNNNGGGRRDNRGGGGRDNNRNNNNNRNFKKRY; this comes from the coding sequence ATGGAGTACAACACCACACGGAACCATTTGATCATGAGAGAATATGGCCGTCATATCCAAAAGATGGTGGAATTTGTATTGTCTATTGAAGACGCCGAAAAAAGACAACGTAACGCACAAGCGTTAATTGAGTTAATGGGTTTTTTAAATCCTCATTTAAAAAATGTTGAAGACTTCCGTCATAAACTATGGGATCATTTGTTTTTGATAAGTGAATTTAAGTTGGATGTGGAAAGTCCTTACCCCATCCCAACTAAAGAAACCTTAAAAGCAAAACCTGAACGTTTACGCTATCCGAAAAGATATCCCCGTTATAATCATCTTGGGAAAAATATTGAAGTAGTAATTGATAAGGCATTGGATGAAGAAAATCCAGAAAAGCGTCAAGGCTTTGCCAATGCCATTGCTTATTACATGAAGCTTACATACAGCAACTGGCATAAAGAGCTGGTGCATGATGATAATATCCAAAGCGAGTTACATACTATTACTGAAGGACAATTAGAATTTAATAATCGTCCGTTTGTAAAACACCGCACCGACAACAGAAGCAGCGAAGACTACAGAAGTAATAATGGTGGCGGCTATCGCAAAAATTTTGGTGGAAGAGATAACAGAGACAACAATAGAAACAATAATAACGGTGGTGGCAGACGAGACAACAGAGGTGGTGGCGGACGTGATAATAACCGGAACAACAATAATAACCGCAACTTTAAAAAAAGATATTAA
- a CDS encoding VanZ family protein, translating to MQDLRKPSFLKFIPGIIWFAFVLTLIALPGKDIPKTFLDELDFDKVVHMGVFGMLTTLFCWPFKNTSISIEKRKKYFLYIAIATSIWGYCTELIQKFWIVGRTYDPLDWLADSIGAAIGYFFSKKRYTKS from the coding sequence ATGCAAGATCTACGCAAACCTTCTTTCTTAAAATTTATACCGGGCATTATTTGGTTTGCTTTTGTATTGACATTGATTGCATTACCGGGAAAAGATATTCCGAAAACTTTCTTAGACGAACTGGACTTTGACAAAGTGGTTCATATGGGAGTTTTTGGCATGTTAACTACCCTGTTTTGCTGGCCGTTTAAGAATACTTCCATCTCCATCGAAAAAAGAAAAAAGTATTTTTTATACATTGCCATAGCCACCAGTATTTGGGGCTATTGTACCGAATTGATCCAAAAATTCTGGATCGTAGGAAGGACTTATGATCCCCTCGATTGGCTGGCAGACTCAATTGGCGCCGCCATTGGTTACTTCTTTAGCAAGAAAAGATATACAAAATCTTAA
- the gcvH gene encoding glycine cleavage system protein GcvH: MNAPANLRYTKDHEWISIDGNTATIGITDFAQGELGDIVFVDITSNGKTLAAEEIFGTIEAVKTVSDLFLPIAGTVIEINPALESQPELINTDPYGEGWIIKVTTSNPADIESLLTAEAYTALVS, encoded by the coding sequence ATGAATGCACCCGCAAACCTTCGCTACACTAAAGATCACGAATGGATCTCAATTGATGGAAACACAGCCACTATCGGAATTACCGATTTTGCACAAGGAGAATTAGGCGATATTGTTTTTGTAGATATTACCTCCAATGGAAAAACATTGGCAGCCGAAGAAATCTTCGGAACTATTGAAGCTGTTAAAACAGTAAGTGATTTGTTTTTGCCGATAGCCGGTACCGTTATAGAAATCAATCCTGCATTGGAATCGCAACCCGAATTAATAAACACAGACCCTTACGGAGAAGGCTGGATAATTAAAGTAACAACTTCTAATCCTGCAGATATCGAATCTTTATTAACCGCAGAAGCATACACTGCTTTAGTCAGCTAA
- a CDS encoding peptidylprolyl isomerase, which produces MKKQIVAASFLCMLINCFAFSSIAQVKKSFPAKKPVVTKKIAAKPIAPKTLSNVRIKITTDSGIIVIKLSDSTPNHRNNFVKLVKQKFYDSLLFHRVIPNFMIQGGDPTSKNAAPGAFLGNGGDTMTMTPAEFKPYLFHKRGVLAAARNGDNVNPMKSSNACQFYIVTGRIFSNDELNQFELRMNRKFTPEERTAYTTIGGVPWLDQNYTVFGEVESGMDAVDKISAAAKDGNDRPLTDIRMKIEIIKP; this is translated from the coding sequence ATGAAAAAACAAATTGTTGCAGCATCTTTTTTATGTATGCTGATAAACTGTTTCGCTTTTAGCAGCATTGCACAAGTAAAAAAAAGCTTTCCTGCAAAAAAACCGGTTGTTACAAAAAAAATAGCGGCTAAACCTATTGCTCCTAAAACACTTTCAAACGTACGTATAAAGATCACTACCGATTCAGGCATTATCGTTATTAAACTGAGCGACTCCACACCTAATCATCGCAATAATTTTGTAAAGCTGGTAAAACAAAAATTTTATGACAGCTTACTGTTTCATCGGGTAATTCCCAATTTCATGATTCAAGGCGGCGATCCTACCAGTAAAAATGCAGCACCCGGCGCATTTTTAGGAAATGGTGGCGATACAATGACGATGACTCCTGCAGAATTCAAACCTTATTTATTTCATAAACGCGGTGTACTGGCTGCTGCAAGAAATGGCGACAACGTAAATCCGATGAAATCCAGCAACGCTTGCCAGTTCTATATTGTAACGGGAAGAATATTTTCTAATGATGAATTGAATCAGTTTGAATTAAGAATGAACCGAAAATTCACGCCGGAAGAAAGAACTGCTTATACAACAATCGGCGGTGTTCCCTGGTTAGATCAGAACTATACAGTGTTTGGAGAAGTTGAATCAGGCATGGATGCAGTTGATAAAATTTCGGCTGCAGCAAAAGATGGTAATGATCGTCCTTTGACTGATATCAGGATGAAAATTGAAATTATAAAACCATAA
- the serS gene encoding serine--tRNA ligase: MLQINFIRQNADLVKERLSVKNFSDLGLIDKILQADEQLRKLKTETETLQASMNAASKEIGMLMGKGDKAAAEEKKQEVAQHKNTLQQLNEQLVVAEKSLHDEVVKLPNLPSTLVPKGKTPEDNEVVREAGVKPTLPANAVPHWDLIKQYDLVDFETGAKITGSGFPLYKGKGAKLQRALIQYFLDYNTAAGYTEYLPPHMVNEATAYGTGQLPDKEGQMYHVTEDGFYLIPTAEVPVTNIYRDEIVKEEELPIKMTAYTPCFRREAGSFGKDVRGLNRVHQFDKVEVVQLVHPNKSYEVLDEMVTHVEKLLNALELPYRILRLCGGDMSFASALTYDFEVYSAAQERWLECSSVSNFETFQTNRMKIRYKDVNGKTQLVHSLNGSSLALPRIVACLLENNQTEKGIMLPKVLHSYFGADTI, encoded by the coding sequence ATGTTACAGATCAATTTTATCAGGCAGAATGCGGACTTAGTAAAGGAAAGATTAAGCGTAAAAAACTTTTCGGATTTGGGTTTGATAGATAAAATTTTGCAAGCCGATGAACAACTGCGGAAGTTAAAAACGGAAACCGAAACCTTGCAGGCATCGATGAATGCAGCCAGCAAAGAGATCGGCATGTTGATGGGTAAAGGCGATAAAGCTGCTGCTGAAGAGAAAAAGCAAGAAGTTGCGCAACATAAAAACACTTTGCAACAATTAAATGAACAATTGGTAGTTGCAGAAAAATCGTTACATGATGAAGTGGTAAAGCTTCCTAATCTTCCCAGTACTTTGGTTCCAAAAGGAAAAACTCCGGAAGACAATGAAGTGGTTCGTGAAGCCGGTGTAAAACCAACATTGCCTGCAAACGCAGTTCCACATTGGGATTTGATAAAGCAATATGATTTGGTGGATTTTGAGACCGGCGCAAAAATTACCGGCAGCGGATTTCCTTTATACAAAGGCAAGGGGGCAAAATTGCAACGTGCGTTGATTCAATATTTTTTAGATTATAATACTGCAGCTGGTTATACAGAGTATTTACCTCCGCACATGGTGAACGAAGCTACGGCTTACGGTACCGGGCAATTGCCGGATAAAGAAGGACAGATGTATCATGTAACGGAAGATGGATTTTATTTGATACCGACTGCGGAAGTTCCGGTTACAAATATTTATAGAGATGAAATTGTAAAGGAAGAAGAATTGCCCATCAAGATGACGGCATATACGCCTTGTTTTAGACGTGAAGCCGGCAGCTTTGGAAAAGACGTACGAGGATTGAATCGTGTGCATCAATTCGATAAAGTTGAGGTGGTGCAATTGGTACATCCCAATAAGAGTTATGAAGTGTTGGATGAAATGGTAACGCATGTAGAAAAATTATTGAATGCATTGGAATTGCCGTATCGCATTCTTCGTTTATGCGGTGGCGATATGAGCTTTGCTTCTGCACTTACTTATGATTTTGAAGTGTACAGTGCTGCACAGGAGCGTTGGCTGGAATGCAGCAGCGTAAGCAACTTTGAAACATTTCAAACCAATCGTATGAAGATTCGTTACAAGGATGTTAATGGTAAAACACAATTGGTACATTCTTTAAACGGTTCTTCATTAGCCTTGCCAAGAATAGTGGCTTGTTTGTTGGAAAACAATCAAACCGAAAAAGGAATTATGTTGCCGAAAGTATTGCATAGTTATTTTGGTGCCGATACTATTTAA
- a CDS encoding c-type cytochrome, which translates to MKKYFVALTLIAFVWSCSPKTTPTTTTTTPAPAKPSGDVAAGKETYEAKCGRCHGLPNPGDFTATKWPHIIDEMAPKAKLDGTETANVLAYVLANAKQ; encoded by the coding sequence ATGAAAAAATATTTTGTAGCGCTTACATTAATCGCTTTTGTTTGGAGCTGTTCTCCTAAAACTACTCCAACTACAACTACCACGACTCCTGCACCTGCAAAGCCTTCCGGTGATGTAGCGGCGGGTAAAGAAACTTATGAAGCAAAATGTGGTCGCTGTCATGGCTTACCTAATCCCGGTGATTTTACTGCTACAAAATGGCCCCATATTATAGATGAAATGGCTCCTAAAGCTAAACTGGACGGTACTGAAACAGCAAATGTGTTGGCGTACGTTTTAGCAAACGCAAAACAATAA
- a CDS encoding DUF1800 domain-containing protein: protein MIITNRLKNQHLLWRAGFGPTASDAPSLGNISQKKMWEQLIKSSSKSPDKINVASNRFDGLMQGIKDIEKMKELSKEDKKELRRQSADDLKNLNVSWMNEMITGKDQLREKMSLFWHGHFACRVINIYFQQELLDVIRQNALGNFGDLLKGVSKSASMLQFLNNQQNKKQHPNENFAREVMELFTMGRGNYTEEDVKEAARAFTGWGFNLQGEFVFREKQHDDGGKTFLGKTGNYNGDDIIDILLEQSQTSVFITKKLYRFLVNEDIDSTKVDWLAKRFHQSNYDIKKLLTDIFTADWFYEEKNIGTQIKSPIVLLAGIRRILPLQLSDDLSQLLFQKALGQTLFYPPNVAGWPGGKNWIDSSTLMLRLRIPQIIAANETINIQTKPDDDVMMGMSSEERMAAKMNKDYADKGVNVTVDWNSVINMFDNVSRDQLLQQISDTLLQSQSRVNTTVLEKYLKTDTRENYIKSAMINVMSTPEYQLC, encoded by the coding sequence ATGATCATAACCAATCGTTTAAAAAACCAACATCTTCTTTGGCGTGCAGGCTTTGGGCCAACGGCAAGTGATGCTCCCTCGCTTGGTAACATCTCGCAAAAAAAAATGTGGGAACAATTAATAAAATCTTCTTCTAAATCTCCGGATAAAATTAATGTAGCTTCTAATCGTTTCGATGGCTTGATGCAAGGCATTAAGGATATTGAAAAAATGAAGGAGCTGAGTAAAGAAGACAAGAAAGAATTGCGCCGCCAGTCTGCTGATGATTTGAAAAATCTGAATGTAAGCTGGATGAATGAAATGATTACAGGCAAAGATCAGTTGCGTGAAAAGATGAGTTTATTCTGGCATGGACATTTTGCATGCAGAGTTATCAATATTTATTTTCAACAGGAATTGTTAGATGTCATTCGTCAAAATGCATTAGGAAATTTTGGCGACTTATTAAAAGGTGTTAGCAAGAGTGCGAGCATGTTACAATTTTTAAATAACCAGCAAAACAAAAAGCAGCATCCTAACGAAAACTTTGCCCGAGAAGTAATGGAATTATTTACAATGGGCAGAGGTAATTATACAGAAGAAGATGTTAAAGAAGCAGCAAGAGCCTTTACAGGATGGGGTTTTAATCTGCAAGGTGAATTTGTTTTCCGGGAAAAACAACATGATGACGGAGGTAAAACTTTCTTAGGTAAAACAGGGAATTACAATGGCGATGATATTATAGATATTTTATTGGAGCAGTCACAAACATCGGTTTTCATTACTAAAAAGCTGTATCGCTTTCTTGTTAATGAAGATATAGATAGTACTAAAGTAGATTGGTTGGCAAAACGTTTTCATCAAAGCAATTATGATATAAAAAAATTGCTGACTGATATTTTTACTGCAGATTGGTTCTATGAAGAAAAAAATATCGGCACACAAATAAAATCACCGATTGTATTGCTGGCGGGCATCAGAAGAATATTGCCGTTGCAATTAAGCGATGATTTGTCACAATTACTCTTTCAAAAAGCATTAGGACAAACATTATTTTATCCACCCAATGTAGCAGGCTGGCCGGGCGGTAAGAATTGGATCGATAGCAGCACATTGATGTTACGGTTACGCATACCCCAAATAATTGCAGCGAATGAAACCATCAACATACAAACCAAGCCTGATGATGATGTAATGATGGGTATGAGTAGTGAAGAGCGCATGGCCGCAAAGATGAATAAAGACTATGCTGATAAAGGAGTGAATGTAACAGTGGATTGGAATAGTGTAATAAACATGTTTGACAATGTATCACGAGATCAGTTATTGCAACAAATTTCCGACACTTTATTGCAGTCGCAAAGTCGTGTAAATACTACAGTTTTAGAAAAATATCTGAAGACAGATACAAGAGAAAATTATATTAAGAGTGCTATGATAAATGTGATGAGCACGCCGGAGTATCAATTGTGTTAG
- a CDS encoding DUF1501 domain-containing protein: protein MLIKRREFIQVGSLATASLMLPKFLKAFEVPRLVPAGNKIVVVIQFSGGNDGLNTVIPVRNDIYYSSRPKLGITKDNALSLTDEVGLHPSLTGLKSLYDDGSLGILNSVGYPNPDRSHFRSMDIWQTAANSNEYLTSGWIGRYLDAQCIGCDKPTQALEIDDILSLALKGQNKNGLAFKDPRKLYSSSNENYFKEINAGHHHEEETVDYLYKTMSETLSSADYIYKQSKLHPTGSEYPKTGLGKSLKTIASLILSDINTKVYYVSLGSFDTHVGQENKQKQLFTEFSDAVSAFTADMKTNNRFDDVLLFTFSEFGRRVSQNASGGTDHGTANNMFLISGALKQKGIINAMPDLSDLQEGDLKYKMDFKNVYATVLNKWLNADDASILGKQYELLNFI, encoded by the coding sequence ATGTTAATCAAACGCCGTGAGTTTATACAAGTAGGTTCATTAGCAACGGCATCGTTGATGTTGCCAAAGTTTTTAAAAGCTTTTGAAGTGCCGCGATTGGTTCCTGCGGGAAATAAAATAGTAGTAGTTATTCAATTTAGCGGAGGCAATGATGGGCTGAATACTGTGATTCCGGTACGTAATGATATTTACTATAGCTCACGTCCTAAGTTGGGAATTACAAAAGATAATGCTTTATCACTTACTGATGAAGTTGGTTTGCATCCTTCATTAACAGGTTTAAAAAGTTTGTATGATGATGGAAGCCTGGGAATATTAAACAGTGTTGGTTATCCCAATCCTGATCGTTCCCATTTTAGAAGCATGGATATTTGGCAAACAGCCGCCAACAGCAATGAATATCTTACTTCAGGTTGGATCGGACGTTACCTGGATGCGCAATGCATTGGCTGCGATAAACCTACACAGGCATTGGAAATAGATGATATTTTAAGTTTGGCTTTAAAAGGACAAAACAAAAATGGATTGGCATTTAAAGACCCACGCAAACTATACAGCAGCAGTAATGAAAATTATTTCAAAGAAATTAATGCCGGTCATCATCACGAAGAAGAAACGGTAGACTATCTGTATAAAACAATGAGCGAAACACTTAGCAGTGCCGATTATATTTATAAACAAAGCAAATTACATCCTACCGGCTCAGAATACCCAAAAACAGGATTAGGCAAAAGCTTAAAGACAATTGCATCGCTTATTTTATCAGATATCAATACCAAAGTATATTATGTTTCCTTAGGAAGTTTTGATACGCATGTTGGTCAGGAGAATAAGCAGAAGCAATTGTTCACTGAATTTAGTGATGCTGTTAGTGCTTTTACTGCAGATATGAAAACGAACAATCGTTTTGATGATGTATTGTTATTTACATTCAGTGAATTTGGAAGAAGGGTTTCTCAAAATGCCAGCGGTGGCACGGATCATGGTACAGCGAATAACATGTTTTTGATCAGTGGTGCATTAAAACAAAAAGGAATTATCAATGCAATGCCAGATCTATCTGATTTACAAGAAGGCGATTTAAAATATAAGATGGATTTTAAAAATGTATATGCTACGGTTTTAAATAAATGGCTCAATGCAGATGATGCATCGATATTGGGAAAACAGTATGAACTGCTGAATTTTATTTAG